Proteins encoded in a region of the Triticum dicoccoides isolate Atlit2015 ecotype Zavitan chromosome 3A, WEW_v2.0, whole genome shotgun sequence genome:
- the LOC119269205 gene encoding helicase-like transcription factor CHR28 isoform X1: MMAEEPAMDFDDGGFGGGAEDNLSMPLGDFMAFLESEPADDGEDPQPEANQGAPVDKTGFANGFESHEEFLEDEMQANQDSLEVPMDTTGYANGFENHEEFLEDEGFWSHIDPSQYQMEAMVEQGDGTFDDSDAKPYGLVGSDLSGNCRTTNHNNQPLPRDTLNHINAAEEANASPYEVLSNCSYVGEQYFGKAQVKAENHLEGMGPPTNTYLPHNQFPEQSGLSEVKSEDTGAIFDNTGQAGNQFIPMNTFSFDHNAAIPDISYTELNIGEATGSMNNGNSSCLTVQGDYLQAKFGECPKAEYGSLDMAGEMSMHDLPHNNQSYEMEQIPQNICESSSMQTGSPDQYCDDTSLSGYYMSSPDSLSCEQIQSEYIGFKSESSTDSSPIPSSRNSTTEDADKYLGGSTKQLLNSSLVPISHQHPYRSLTDQMPPAFHEQYDIHRSGNSFARGNLSRSCFGANVNGGSDLLNLSSHRAPGHILPPQGIQGKLNNFQQSLSASPFVPRFGGMAYKSHDERATLRLALQDISQPKSEANPPDGLLSVPLLRHQKIALSWMVQKEKNGSHCSGGILADDQGLGKTISTISLILTERSPVPRSTAIKPELCEAVSLDDDEDDPTDLCLKRRSQTCSSEVTTSTTVKTENHIVEIKARPAAGTLVVCPTSVLRQWAEELRNKVTSKANLSFLIYHGSNRTKDPNELTKYDVVLTTYSIVSMEVPKQSSPDSDDEEKGKADRYGAPVSGSKKRKASSSKKTKKATTEKSNLPEKPLARVAWFRVILDEAQSIKNYRTNVAGSCWNLRAKRRWCLSGTPIQNAVEDLFSYFKFLRYEPYCEYKHFCTMIKMPISRNPINGYKKLQVVLKTVMLRRTKATMLDGKPIISLPPKTISLKAVNFTSEERAFYNTLEAESRAQFKVYAAAGTVRQNYVNILLMLLRLRQACDHPHLVKGHESSWTSSLESANKLPMERKQELLVCLQSCSAICALCNDAPEDAVVTTCGHVFCNQCILEQLTGDDSICPVSNCRVRLNATSLFSRGTLEFSCKSTSEFQSNDSCTEMVHTENQTGIDSSYASSKVRAALDIILSLPKVDPTQSSDSKKTIGLASENTNGMSSEYADTKTTEKAIVFSQWTRMLDLLEVHLKASHVTYRRLDGTMSVAAREKAVNDFKTVPEVSVMIMSLKAASLGLNMVAACHVLMLDLWWNPTTEDQAVDRAHRIGQTRPVTVSRLTVKDTVEDRILALQEKKREMVASAFGEDKSGGGQTRLTVDDLNYLFMV, encoded by the exons ATGATGGCGGAGGAACCGGCGATGGATTTCGACGAcgggggcttcggcggcggcgccgAGGACAACCTCTCCATGCCCCTCGGCGACTTCATGGCCTTCCTCGAGAGCGAGCCCGCCGACGACGGGGAGGACCCGCAGCCCGAG GCCAATCAAGGTGCGCCAGTGGACAAGACAGGTTTTGCAAATGGTTTTGAAAGCCATGAAG AATTTTTGGAGGATGAAATGCAGGCCAATCAAGATTCCTTAGAGGTGCCAATGGACACGACAGGTTATGCAAATGGATTTGAAAACCATGAAG AATTTTTGGAGGATGAAGGTTTTTGGTCACACATAGACCCTTCGCAATACCAGATGGAAGCAATGGTTGAACAAGGAGATGGAACCTTTGATGACTCCGATGCTAAGCCTTATGGTTTGGTTGGCAGTG ATTTATCTGGAAACTGCAGAACTACCAATCATAACAACCAACCTTTACCAAGGGACACATTAAACCATATAAATGCTGCTGAAGAAGCAAATGCATCTCCATACGAAGTTCTGTCAAATTGTTCATATGTTGGTGAGCAGTACTTTGGCAAAGCACAGGTCAAAGCAGAGAACCACTTAGAGGGCATGGGGCCACCAACGAATACTT ATTTGCCACATAATCAGTTCCCAGAGCAATCTGGTTTGAGTGAAGTTAAAAGCGAGGATACAGGGGCAATATTTGATAACACTGGTCAGGCGGGTAATCAATTCATACCAATGAACACATTCTCTTTTGACCATAATGCTGCTATCCCTGATATTTCTTACACTGAGCTGAACATTGGTGAGGCGACTGGAAGCATGAACAATGGCAATAGCAGTTGCCTAACTGTACAGGGAGATTATCTGCAGGCGAAGTTTGGAGAATGTCCCAAAGCAGAGTATGGTTCTCTTGATATGGCTGGTGAAATGTCAATGCATGATTTGCCGCATAACAATCAGTCATATGAGATGGAACAGATCCCACAGAATATATGTGAAAGCAGTTCGATGCagacaggctctccggatcagtatTGTGATGATACATCTTTATCAGGTTACTACATGTCCTCCCCAGATTCATTATCCTGTGAGCAGATCCAGTCTGAATATATTGGTTTCAAGAGTGAGTCTAGCACCGACTCTTCTCCAATACCCTCAAGCAGAAACTCTACTACAGAGGATGCTGATAAATACTTAGGAGGCTCAACAAAACAGTTGCTGAACTCTAGTTTAGTTCCTATCAGCCACCAACACCCGTATAGGAGCCTGACAGATCAAATGCCTCCAGCTTTTCATGAACAATATGATATTCACAGAAGTGGCAACTCCTTTGCTCGGGGGAATTTATCAAGAAGTTGCTTCGGTGCAAATGTCAATGGTGGTTCTGATTTACTTAACCTTAGTAGCCATCGTGCTCCTGGTCATATATTGCCACCCCAGGGAATCCAAGGAAAACTAAATAACTTTCAGCAATCTTTGTCTGCAAGTCCTTTTGTTCCTCGATTTGGCGGGATGGCATATAAGTCGCATGATGAAAGGGCGACTCTACGACTCGCATTGCAG GATATATCCCAGCCAAAGTCTGAGGCTAATCCACCTGATGGGCTTTTATCAGTTCCTTTATTGAGGCATCAG AAAATTGCTCTGTCATGGATGGTGCAAAAGGAGAAAAATGGTTCACATTGCTCTGGTGGAATTCTAGCAGATGATCAG GGCTTGGGTAAAACTATATCAACTATTTCACTGATATTGACAGAAAGATCACCAGTACCAAGGTCAACTGCCATTAAGCCAGAGCTGTGTGAAGCTGTATCTCttgacgatgacgaagacgaccCCACTGATCTTTGTTTGAAAAGGAGGTCACAGACATGTAGCTCTGAAGTGACAACAAGCACTACAGTTAAGACAGAGAATCATATTGTAGAGATTAAGGCCAGGCCAGCTGCTGGGACTCTGGTTGTTTGCCCGACAAGTGTTCTACGGCAGTGGGCGGAAGAACTGAGGAACAAAGTTACCAGTAAAGCTAATTTGTCCTTTCTAATATATCATGGTAGCAACCGTACGAAAGATCCTAACGAGCTCACTAAATATGATGTTGTGCTAACTACGTATTCTATAGTAAGTATGGAGGTACCAAAGCAATCAAGTCCTGATAGCGATGATGAAGAGAAAGGGAAGGCAGACAGATATGGTGCTCCTGTTTCAGGCAGCAAAAAGAGGAAGGCTTCCTCTTCTAAGAAAACTAAAAAGGCCACAACAGAGAAGAGTAACTTACCAGAGAAAcctcttgcaagagtagcatggttCAGGGTTATTCTTGATGAAGCACAAAGTATTAAAAATTACCGAACCAATGTTGCTGGGTCTTGCTGGAATTTGCGAGCCAAAAGAAGGTGGTGCTTGTCAGGGACACCAATACAGAATGCTGTTGAAGATCTCTTTAGCTATTTTAAATTTCTCCGATATGAACCGTATTGTGAATACAAGCATTTTTGCACCATGATAAAAATGCCAATCAGCAGGAACCCAATTAATGGTTACAAGAAGCTGCAAGTTGTTTTGAAGACTGTAATGCTACGTCGGACTAAAG CGACAATGTTGGATGGAAAACCAATCATTTCCCTACCGCCGAAGACCATATCTCTCAAGGCTGTGAACTTCACAAGTGAGGAGCGTGCATTTTATAACACCCTAGAAGCTGAATCGCGAGCACAATTTAAG GTCTATGCAGCTGCTGGTACTGTTAGGCAAAACTACGTGAATATCCTGCTGATGCTTTTACGGCTTAGACAGGCATGTGATCACCCTCATTTAGTTAAAGGTCATGAGTCTAGCTGGACCTCTTCATTGGAGAGTGCGAATAAACTTCCAATGGAACGAAAACAAGAATTGCTGGtttgtttgcaatcttgttcaGCTATATGTGCTCTCTGCAAC GATGCACCTGAAGATGCTGTCGTTACTACATGCGGGCATGTTTTTTGCAACCAGTGCATATTGGAGCAACTTACTGGTGATGACAGCATATGTCCAGTCTCTAATTGCAGAGTCCGACTTAATGCAACTTCATTATTTTCTCGAGGCACCCTTGAATTCTCGTGCAAATCAACAAGTGAATTCCAGTCTAATGATTCCTGTACAGAGATGGTACATACTGAAAATCAAACTGGGATTGATTCATCTTATGCATCTTCTAAAGTGAGGGCTGCCCTAGATATCATTCTCTCATTACCTAAAGTTGACCCCACCCAAAGTAGTGATAGCAAAAAAACAATTGGGCTTGCCTCTGAAAATACCAATGGGATGAGTTCAGAATATGCTGACACCAAGACGACAGAGAAGGCCATTGTTTTCTCTCAATGGACTAGAATGCTGGATTTGCTAGAGGTTCATTTGAAAGCTTCTCATGTGACCTACCGGAGGCTTGATGGAACAATGTCTGTTGCTGCTCGGGAAAAAGCCGTGAATGACTTCAAAACAGTTCCAGAG GTTTCTGTTATGATCATGTCTCTCAAAGCTGCGAGTCTTGGTCTAAATATGGTGGCTGCCTGCCATGTGCTTATGCTCGATCTTTGGTGGAATCCTACCACTGAGGACCAAGCTGTTGATAGAGCACATCGTATTGGCCAAACACGACCAGTCACAGTATCTAGGTTAACTGTCAAAGATACTGTTGAAGATCGTATTCTGGCACTCCAG GAGAAAAAGCGGGAGATGGTTGCCTCAGCTTTTGGGGAAGATAAATCTGGTGGCGGTCAGACTCGACTGACAGTGGATGACTTGAATTATTTGTTCATGGTTTAG
- the LOC119269205 gene encoding helicase-like transcription factor CHR28 isoform X2, with protein sequence MMAEEPAMDFDDGGFGGGAEDNLSMPLGDFMAFLESEPADDGEDPQPEANQEFLEDEMQANQDSLEVPMDTTGYANGFENHEEFLEDEGFWSHIDPSQYQMEAMVEQGDGTFDDSDAKPYGLVGSDLSGNCRTTNHNNQPLPRDTLNHINAAEEANASPYEVLSNCSYVGEQYFGKAQVKAENHLEGMGPPTNTYLPHNQFPEQSGLSEVKSEDTGAIFDNTGQAGNQFIPMNTFSFDHNAAIPDISYTELNIGEATGSMNNGNSSCLTVQGDYLQAKFGECPKAEYGSLDMAGEMSMHDLPHNNQSYEMEQIPQNICESSSMQTGSPDQYCDDTSLSGYYMSSPDSLSCEQIQSEYIGFKSESSTDSSPIPSSRNSTTEDADKYLGGSTKQLLNSSLVPISHQHPYRSLTDQMPPAFHEQYDIHRSGNSFARGNLSRSCFGANVNGGSDLLNLSSHRAPGHILPPQGIQGKLNNFQQSLSASPFVPRFGGMAYKSHDERATLRLALQDISQPKSEANPPDGLLSVPLLRHQKIALSWMVQKEKNGSHCSGGILADDQGLGKTISTISLILTERSPVPRSTAIKPELCEAVSLDDDEDDPTDLCLKRRSQTCSSEVTTSTTVKTENHIVEIKARPAAGTLVVCPTSVLRQWAEELRNKVTSKANLSFLIYHGSNRTKDPNELTKYDVVLTTYSIVSMEVPKQSSPDSDDEEKGKADRYGAPVSGSKKRKASSSKKTKKATTEKSNLPEKPLARVAWFRVILDEAQSIKNYRTNVAGSCWNLRAKRRWCLSGTPIQNAVEDLFSYFKFLRYEPYCEYKHFCTMIKMPISRNPINGYKKLQVVLKTVMLRRTKATMLDGKPIISLPPKTISLKAVNFTSEERAFYNTLEAESRAQFKVYAAAGTVRQNYVNILLMLLRLRQACDHPHLVKGHESSWTSSLESANKLPMERKQELLVCLQSCSAICALCNDAPEDAVVTTCGHVFCNQCILEQLTGDDSICPVSNCRVRLNATSLFSRGTLEFSCKSTSEFQSNDSCTEMVHTENQTGIDSSYASSKVRAALDIILSLPKVDPTQSSDSKKTIGLASENTNGMSSEYADTKTTEKAIVFSQWTRMLDLLEVHLKASHVTYRRLDGTMSVAAREKAVNDFKTVPEVSVMIMSLKAASLGLNMVAACHVLMLDLWWNPTTEDQAVDRAHRIGQTRPVTVSRLTVKDTVEDRILALQEKKREMVASAFGEDKSGGGQTRLTVDDLNYLFMV encoded by the exons ATGATGGCGGAGGAACCGGCGATGGATTTCGACGAcgggggcttcggcggcggcgccgAGGACAACCTCTCCATGCCCCTCGGCGACTTCATGGCCTTCCTCGAGAGCGAGCCCGCCGACGACGGGGAGGACCCGCAGCCCGAG GCCAATCAAG AATTTTTGGAGGATGAAATGCAGGCCAATCAAGATTCCTTAGAGGTGCCAATGGACACGACAGGTTATGCAAATGGATTTGAAAACCATGAAG AATTTTTGGAGGATGAAGGTTTTTGGTCACACATAGACCCTTCGCAATACCAGATGGAAGCAATGGTTGAACAAGGAGATGGAACCTTTGATGACTCCGATGCTAAGCCTTATGGTTTGGTTGGCAGTG ATTTATCTGGAAACTGCAGAACTACCAATCATAACAACCAACCTTTACCAAGGGACACATTAAACCATATAAATGCTGCTGAAGAAGCAAATGCATCTCCATACGAAGTTCTGTCAAATTGTTCATATGTTGGTGAGCAGTACTTTGGCAAAGCACAGGTCAAAGCAGAGAACCACTTAGAGGGCATGGGGCCACCAACGAATACTT ATTTGCCACATAATCAGTTCCCAGAGCAATCTGGTTTGAGTGAAGTTAAAAGCGAGGATACAGGGGCAATATTTGATAACACTGGTCAGGCGGGTAATCAATTCATACCAATGAACACATTCTCTTTTGACCATAATGCTGCTATCCCTGATATTTCTTACACTGAGCTGAACATTGGTGAGGCGACTGGAAGCATGAACAATGGCAATAGCAGTTGCCTAACTGTACAGGGAGATTATCTGCAGGCGAAGTTTGGAGAATGTCCCAAAGCAGAGTATGGTTCTCTTGATATGGCTGGTGAAATGTCAATGCATGATTTGCCGCATAACAATCAGTCATATGAGATGGAACAGATCCCACAGAATATATGTGAAAGCAGTTCGATGCagacaggctctccggatcagtatTGTGATGATACATCTTTATCAGGTTACTACATGTCCTCCCCAGATTCATTATCCTGTGAGCAGATCCAGTCTGAATATATTGGTTTCAAGAGTGAGTCTAGCACCGACTCTTCTCCAATACCCTCAAGCAGAAACTCTACTACAGAGGATGCTGATAAATACTTAGGAGGCTCAACAAAACAGTTGCTGAACTCTAGTTTAGTTCCTATCAGCCACCAACACCCGTATAGGAGCCTGACAGATCAAATGCCTCCAGCTTTTCATGAACAATATGATATTCACAGAAGTGGCAACTCCTTTGCTCGGGGGAATTTATCAAGAAGTTGCTTCGGTGCAAATGTCAATGGTGGTTCTGATTTACTTAACCTTAGTAGCCATCGTGCTCCTGGTCATATATTGCCACCCCAGGGAATCCAAGGAAAACTAAATAACTTTCAGCAATCTTTGTCTGCAAGTCCTTTTGTTCCTCGATTTGGCGGGATGGCATATAAGTCGCATGATGAAAGGGCGACTCTACGACTCGCATTGCAG GATATATCCCAGCCAAAGTCTGAGGCTAATCCACCTGATGGGCTTTTATCAGTTCCTTTATTGAGGCATCAG AAAATTGCTCTGTCATGGATGGTGCAAAAGGAGAAAAATGGTTCACATTGCTCTGGTGGAATTCTAGCAGATGATCAG GGCTTGGGTAAAACTATATCAACTATTTCACTGATATTGACAGAAAGATCACCAGTACCAAGGTCAACTGCCATTAAGCCAGAGCTGTGTGAAGCTGTATCTCttgacgatgacgaagacgaccCCACTGATCTTTGTTTGAAAAGGAGGTCACAGACATGTAGCTCTGAAGTGACAACAAGCACTACAGTTAAGACAGAGAATCATATTGTAGAGATTAAGGCCAGGCCAGCTGCTGGGACTCTGGTTGTTTGCCCGACAAGTGTTCTACGGCAGTGGGCGGAAGAACTGAGGAACAAAGTTACCAGTAAAGCTAATTTGTCCTTTCTAATATATCATGGTAGCAACCGTACGAAAGATCCTAACGAGCTCACTAAATATGATGTTGTGCTAACTACGTATTCTATAGTAAGTATGGAGGTACCAAAGCAATCAAGTCCTGATAGCGATGATGAAGAGAAAGGGAAGGCAGACAGATATGGTGCTCCTGTTTCAGGCAGCAAAAAGAGGAAGGCTTCCTCTTCTAAGAAAACTAAAAAGGCCACAACAGAGAAGAGTAACTTACCAGAGAAAcctcttgcaagagtagcatggttCAGGGTTATTCTTGATGAAGCACAAAGTATTAAAAATTACCGAACCAATGTTGCTGGGTCTTGCTGGAATTTGCGAGCCAAAAGAAGGTGGTGCTTGTCAGGGACACCAATACAGAATGCTGTTGAAGATCTCTTTAGCTATTTTAAATTTCTCCGATATGAACCGTATTGTGAATACAAGCATTTTTGCACCATGATAAAAATGCCAATCAGCAGGAACCCAATTAATGGTTACAAGAAGCTGCAAGTTGTTTTGAAGACTGTAATGCTACGTCGGACTAAAG CGACAATGTTGGATGGAAAACCAATCATTTCCCTACCGCCGAAGACCATATCTCTCAAGGCTGTGAACTTCACAAGTGAGGAGCGTGCATTTTATAACACCCTAGAAGCTGAATCGCGAGCACAATTTAAG GTCTATGCAGCTGCTGGTACTGTTAGGCAAAACTACGTGAATATCCTGCTGATGCTTTTACGGCTTAGACAGGCATGTGATCACCCTCATTTAGTTAAAGGTCATGAGTCTAGCTGGACCTCTTCATTGGAGAGTGCGAATAAACTTCCAATGGAACGAAAACAAGAATTGCTGGtttgtttgcaatcttgttcaGCTATATGTGCTCTCTGCAAC GATGCACCTGAAGATGCTGTCGTTACTACATGCGGGCATGTTTTTTGCAACCAGTGCATATTGGAGCAACTTACTGGTGATGACAGCATATGTCCAGTCTCTAATTGCAGAGTCCGACTTAATGCAACTTCATTATTTTCTCGAGGCACCCTTGAATTCTCGTGCAAATCAACAAGTGAATTCCAGTCTAATGATTCCTGTACAGAGATGGTACATACTGAAAATCAAACTGGGATTGATTCATCTTATGCATCTTCTAAAGTGAGGGCTGCCCTAGATATCATTCTCTCATTACCTAAAGTTGACCCCACCCAAAGTAGTGATAGCAAAAAAACAATTGGGCTTGCCTCTGAAAATACCAATGGGATGAGTTCAGAATATGCTGACACCAAGACGACAGAGAAGGCCATTGTTTTCTCTCAATGGACTAGAATGCTGGATTTGCTAGAGGTTCATTTGAAAGCTTCTCATGTGACCTACCGGAGGCTTGATGGAACAATGTCTGTTGCTGCTCGGGAAAAAGCCGTGAATGACTTCAAAACAGTTCCAGAG GTTTCTGTTATGATCATGTCTCTCAAAGCTGCGAGTCTTGGTCTAAATATGGTGGCTGCCTGCCATGTGCTTATGCTCGATCTTTGGTGGAATCCTACCACTGAGGACCAAGCTGTTGATAGAGCACATCGTATTGGCCAAACACGACCAGTCACAGTATCTAGGTTAACTGTCAAAGATACTGTTGAAGATCGTATTCTGGCACTCCAG GAGAAAAAGCGGGAGATGGTTGCCTCAGCTTTTGGGGAAGATAAATCTGGTGGCGGTCAGACTCGACTGACAGTGGATGACTTGAATTATTTGTTCATGGTTTAG